One part of the Lotus japonicus ecotype B-129 chromosome 2, LjGifu_v1.2 genome encodes these proteins:
- the LOC130740036 gene encoding 2-phytyl-1,4-beta-naphthoquinone methyltransferase, chloroplastic — translation MITLSPCCNFRPICANERQALFNRIAPVYDNLNDLLSLGQHRIWKRMAVSWSGAKMGHRVLDVCCGSGDLALLLSEKVGSNGKVIGLDFSEEQLSVAASRQNSRTKNCFTNIEWVEGDALDLPFDDGWFDAITMGYGLRNVVDKRKAMQEILRVLKAGSRVSILDFNKSNELLTSSITELLIDNIVVPVASVYGLSEDYRYLKSSIREFLTGKELEELALEVGFSTARHYEISGGLMGCLVAKR, via the exons ATGATAACTCTTTCCCCTTGTTGCAATTTCCGACCAATCTGCGCTAACGAGCGCCAAGCGCTGTTTAACCGCATTGCGCCTGTCTATGATAAC CTGAATGATTTGCTGAGTCTGGGTCAACACCGAATTTGGAAGCGAATGGCTGTTTCTTGGTCTGG AGCTAAAATGGGTCACCGTGTATTGGATGTGTGCTGTGGAAGTGGGGATTTAGCATTGCTCTTGTCTGAGAAAGTTGGCTCCAATGGCAAG GTGATTGGTCTTGATTTCTCGGAAGAGCAGCTATCCGTTGCCGCATCACGACAGAATTCACGTACGAAGAACTGCTTCACGAATATTGA GTGGGTTGAAGGTGACGCTCTTGACTTGCCATTTGATGATGGTTGGTTTGATGCTATCACTATGGGATATGGTCTTCGAAATGTGGTTGATAAGCGTAAAGCCATGCAGGAAATATTACGTGTCCTTAAAGCTG GCTCTAGAGTGTCTATCCTCGACTTCAATAAAAGCAATGAGTTACTAACTTCTTCAATCACG GAATTGTTGATTGATAATATTGTTGTCCCAGTAGCCTCCGTTTATGGCCTTTCAGAGGACTACAGATATCTCAAGAGTTCAATAAGAGAATTTTTAACAG GGAAGGAATTAGAGGAACTTGCTTTAGAAGTAGGATTTTCTACTGCCAGACATTATGAGATCAGTGGAGGCCTCATGGGGTGCTTGGTAGCCAAACGTTAG
- the LOC130740034 gene encoding homeobox protein knotted-1-like 6 isoform X2 — MYKSLDGPEEQINICQLRTVMDEMYGVPSTAEYADKALMPPENLIFPADYHSFLMSSSTADRIPMFGSDDFFSSAEPSSAGNQDDVASTVMKAKIASHPQYPRLLQAYIECQKVGAPPEIARLLEEIRRENDLCKRDVVSTCFGADPELDEFMESYCDMLVKYKSDLARPFDEASNFLNKIEMQLSNLCTGASVPTLSEFLMLSSVVTDQPLQAHKGSCLLE; from the exons ATGTACAAGAGCTTGGATGGGCCTGAGGAGCAAATAAATATATGCCAATTAAG AACGGTTATGGACGAAATGTACGGAGTGCCATCCACGGCGGAGTACGCCGACAAGGCGCTGATGCCGCCGGAGAATCTGATCTTCCCTGCAGACTACCACAGCTTCCTCATGTCCTCTTCCACAGCAGACCGGATTCCGATGTTCGGATCCGACGACTTCTTCTCGTCGGCTGAACCCTCCTCCGCCGGAAACCAGGACGACGTGGCTTCCACCGTGATGAAGGCGAAAATCGCCTCTCACCCTCAGTACCCTCGCCTCCTCCAAGCCTACATCGAGTGCCAGAAG GTGGGTGCGCCTCCGGAAATCGCGCGTTTGTTAGAGGAAATCCGGCGAGAAAATGACCTGTGTAAGAGGGACGTAGTTTCCACGTGCTTTGGAGCCGATCCCGAACTCGACGAGTTCATG GAAAGCTACTGTGATATGCTGGTGAAGTATAAATCAGACCTGGCTAGGCCTTTTGACGAAGCGAGCAACTTCCTCAACAAGATTGAAATGCAGCTCAGCAATCTCTGTACTGGTGCTTCAGTTCCCACTCTTTCTg AATTTTTGATGTTGTCAAGCGTGGTCACTGATCAG CCACTACAGGCGCATAAAGGATCTTGTTTATTAGAATAA
- the LOC130740037 gene encoding cysteine-rich receptor-like protein kinase 3 → MSFPFPWFLLLIFLCHHHHPLPTLADPRATEAASLCTNRTSPMPQSQRQVFLSNFYDALESLTSLVTTQRHGTVVKGSSTTQNATVYAFGECMKDLSKSDCDVCFAQCKTRVLRCSPIQRGVEGGRFFFDGCYLRYDAYNFFNQSLSSQDLTLCGNIDFSGNRSVHKANVVELVRNLSVEAPKNDGFFVGVLSKRNVSVYGLAQCWNFVNESVCQNCLVEAVTRIDSCALKEEGRVLNAGCYLRFSTDKFYDNSSNIAPPGTKGSTKVGIIVAESFAAVATLLIVATIIFFVRKNVLRQRRERRQFGAFLFSENNSKLNMPYEVLEKATNYFHDSNKLGEGGSGSVYKGALPDGTTVAIKRLSFNTTQWADHFFNEVNLIKDLQHKNLVKLLGCSITGPESLLVYEYVPNLSLHDHLSVRRNLQQLTWEVRHKIILGTAEGLAYLHEESQLKIIHRDIKLSNILLDDNFTPKIADFGLARLFPEDQSHISTAICGTLGYMAPEYIVLGKLTEKADIYSFGVLVIELLSGKSRTSFVQNSCSILHMVWSLYGSNRLCDIVDPILEGNYPAEEACKLLKIGLLCTQASAELRPPMSVVVKMINNIHKIADPTQPPFLNFGSGEFSRSSLPEESLQPGSNTQSSGDSMTESSEHRLVTL, encoded by the exons ATGTCCTTTCCATTTCCATGGTTTCTTCTCCTCATCTTcctctgccaccaccaccaccccctcCCTACTCTCGCCGACCCAAGAGCCACAGAGGCAGCATCACTATGCACCAACAGAACTTCACCAATGCCACAGAGCCAGCGCCAAGTTTTCTTATCAAATTTCTACGACGCCTTAGAATCCTTAACATCTCTGGTCACCACACAGAGACATGGAACCGTGGTTAAAGGGAGTAGTACTACTCAAAATGCCACCGTCTATGCTTTCGGTGAGTGCATGAAAGATCTCTCAAAATCAGACTGTGATGTCTGCTTCGCTCAGTGCAAGACACGTGTCCTGAGGTGCTCGCCTATTCAGAGAGGCGTTGAAGGTGGGAGATTCTTCTTTGATGGGTGCTATCTCAGGTATGATGCCTACAATTTCTTCAATCAGAGTCTAAGTTCTCAAGACTTGACCCTTTGTGGGAACATAGATTTTAGTGGAAATAGGAGTGTTCATAAGGCTAATGTAGTGGAGTTAGTGAGGAATTTGAGTGTGGAAGCACCAAAGAATGATGGGTTTTTTGTGGGGGTTTTGAGTAAAAGGAATGTGAGTGTTTATGGGTTAGCTCAGTGCTGGAATTTTGTGAATGAGAGTGTCTGTCAGAATTGCTTGGTTGAAGCTGTTACTAGGATCGATTCTTGTGCTCTGAAAGAAGAAGGGAGAGTATTGAATGCTGGATGTTACTTGAGGTTTTCAACAGACAAGTTCTATGATAATTCAAGCAACATTGCTCCTCCAGGGACTAAAG GAAGTACCAAGGTTGGTATAATTGTGGCTGAATCATTTGCCGCAGTGGCTACTCTGCTGATTGTTGCAACAATTATTTTCTTTGTGAGGAAGAATGTGCTGAGGCAGAGGAGAG AAAGAAGACAGTTTGGTGCATTTTTGTTCTCCGAAAACAATTCCAAATTAAATATGCCATATGAAGTCCTTGAAAAGGCGACAAATTACTTCCATGATTCCAATAAGCTAGGAGAAGGGGGATCAGGTTCAGTTTATAAA GGAGCTTTGCCAGATGGAACAACAGTGGCCATAAAAAGGCTTAGCTTTAATACAACACAATGGGCAGATCATTTCTTCAATGAGGTTAATTTGATCAAAGACCTTCAGCACAAAAATCTAGTGAAGCTTTTAGGGTGCAGCATCACAGGACCTGAAAGCCTTCTTGTTTATGAATATGTGCCCAACCTGAGCCTCCATGATCACCTATCTG TTAGAAGGAACCTTCAACAGCTGACATGGGAAGTCAGGCATAAGATCATATTGGGAACTGCAGAAGGTTTGGCCTATCTTCATGAGGAATCCCAATTGAAAATCATTCATAGAGATATAAAATTAAGCAACATTCTGCTTGATGATAACTTCACACCCAAGATTGCTGATTTTGGACTTGCAAGACTATTTCCTGAAGACCAGTCTCACATAAGCACAGCCATTTGTGGCACACT GGGTTATATGGCTCCAGAGTACAtagttctagggaagttaactGAAAAAGCAGATATCTACAGTTTTGGAGTTCTAGTTATTGAACTTCTATCTGGAAAAAGCAGAACATCCTTTGTTCAAAACTCATGTTCCATCCTACACATG GTTTGGAGCCTTTATGGATCAAATAGGCTTTGTGACATTGTTGATCCAATCCTGGAGGGAAATTATCCAGCAGAGGAAGCATGCAAACTCCTCAAGATAGGGCTGCTATGTACACAAGCATCTGCAGAGCTGCGACCACCAATGTCAGTGGTTGTGAAAATGattaacaacattcataaaatTGCTGATCCAACACAACCACCGTTTCTTAATTTTGGCAGTGGAGAATTCAGCAGATCCTCTTTACCAGAAGAGAGTCTTCAGCCTGGATCTAACACTCAATCTTCAGGGGACAGCATGACCGAAAGTTCTGAGCATAGATTGGTTActctataa
- the LOC130740035 gene encoding cysteine-rich receptor-like protein kinase 2 isoform X1 codes for MCRRGFPSTFHTLRYSLPELVIQMGLSQKMKRVVSLISSQCFVFLLLKFLLLSATVMAEPRAKTVQITCAKQLEHNTTIFVPNFVSTMEKISEQMRTDGFGTAVAGTGPDTNYGLAQCYGDLSLLDCVLCYAEARTVLPQCFPYNGGRIYLDGCFMRAENYSFFNEYTGPGDRAVCGNTTRKNSTFQAAAKQAVLSAVQDAPNNKGYAKVVVAVSGTANESAYVLADCWRTLDSSSCKACLENASSSILGCLPWSEGRALNTGCFMRYSDTDFLNKEAENGSSGGNVMVIVVAVVSSVVVTVVGVIIGAYVWKRRYIQKKRRGSYDPDKLAKTLQHNSLNFKYSTLDRATGSFHESNKLGQGGFGTVYKGVLADGREIAIKRLYYNNRHRAADFYNEVNIISSVEHKNLVRLLGCSCSGPESLLVYEFLPNKSLDGFIFDKNKGRELNWEKRYEIITGTAEGLVYLHENSKVRIIHRDIKVSNILLDAKLRAKIADFGLARSFQEDKSHISTAIAGTLGYMAPEYLAHGQLTEKVDVYSFGVLLLEIVTGRQNNRSKESEYTDSLILVAWEHFQTGTAEQLFDPNIELHEAHNGNVKNEILRVIHIGLLCIQEIPSLRPTMSKVLQMLTKKEELLVAPSNPPFLDESTMALHDTSGDPLYPLNADDSIATMAHSSFYAR; via the exons ATGTGCCGACGTGGGTTTCCGTCCACCTTTCACACACTAAG ATATAGCCTACCAGAACTAGTGATTCAGATGGGATTGTCCCAAAAAATGAAGAGAGTAGTCTCGCTCATATCTTCTCAGTGCTTTGTGTTCCTTCTACTCAAGTTTTTACTACTATCAGCAACTGTAATGGCAGAACCAAGGGCCAAGACAGTCCAGATAACATGTGCCAAACAATTGGAGCACAACACCACTATCTTTGTTCCTAATTTTGTTTCCACAATGGAGAAGATCAGTGAACAGATGCGCACTGATGGCTTTGGCACGGCAGTCGCGGGGACAGGACCTGATACTAACTATGGCCTTGCCCAGTGCTATGGAGATCTTTCATTACTTGATTGTGTGTTGTGTTATGCTGAGGCACGCACGGTTCTTCCTCAGTGTTTCCCTTACAACGGTGGTCGCATTTACCTTGATGGTTGCTTCATGAGGGCTGAGAACTATAGTTTCTTTAATGAGTATACAGGACCAGGAGACAGAGCTGTGTGTGGGAACACAACTAGGAAGAACTCAACTTTTCAAGCAGCGGCGAAGCAGGCGGTTTTAAGTGCAGTTCAAGACGCACCCAACAATAAAGGCTATGCAAAGGTGGTCGTTGCTGTTTCAGGAACAGCAAATGAATCTGCTTATGTTCTGGCTGATTGTTGGAGGACTTTGGACTCAAGCTCTTGCAAAGCATGTCTTGAGAATGCATCTTCGTCCATATTGGGGTGCTTGCCCTGGTCAGAAGGGCGAGCACTCAACACTGGGTGCTTCATGAGGTACTCGGACACAGATTTTCTTAACAAAGAAGCAGAAAACGGAAGTTCAGGAG GTAATGTAATGGTGATAGTTGTTGCAGTAGTCAGTTCGGTGGTTGTTACGGTGGTAGGAGTCATTATTGGGGCTTATGTCTGGAAACGAAGATACATTCAAAAGAAACGAAGAG GTTCTTATGATCCAGATAAGTTAGCAAAGACTCTTCAGCATAACAGCTTGAACTTCAAGTACTCTACATTGGACAGGGCTACTGGATCTTTTCATGAGAGCAACAAGTTAGGGCAAGGAGGATTTGGAACAGTATATAAA GGAGTTCTAGCAGATGGAAGAGAGATTGCTATCAAGAGGTTATATTACAATAACAGACATAGAGCAGCAGATTTCTACAATGAAGTCAACATAATTAGTAGCGTGGAACACAAGAATCTAGTCAGACTATTAGGATGCAGTTGCTCAGGACCTGAAAGCCTGCTTGTATATGAATTTCTGCCGAACAAAAGTCTCGATGGTTTCATTTTTG ACAAAAACAAGGGCAGAGAACTGAACTGGGAAAAGAGATATGAAATTATCACCGGAACAGCTGAAGGATTAGTTTACCTGCATGAGAACTCCAAAGTCAGGATAATTCACAGAGACATAAAAGTCAGCAACATCCTACTGGATGCAAAGCTTCGTGCTAAAATTGCAGATTTTGGTTTGGCTAGGTCCTTTCAAGAAGACAAGAGCCACATAAGTACAGCTATTGCTGGAACTTT GGGGTACATGGCTCCAGAGTACCTAGCTCATGGTCAGTTAACAGAAAAGGTAGACGTATATAGTTTTGGTGTGTTACTGCTAGAGATAGTTACTGGTAGACAGAACAACAGGAGCAAGGAATCAGAGTATACAGACAGCTTAATTTTAGTG GCATGGGAGCATTTTCAGACAGGGACTGCAGAACAATTATTTGATCCAAATATAGAGTTGCATGAGGCCCACAATGGCAATGTTAAGAATGAGATTTTAAGGGTGATTCACATAGGACTTCTATGCATCCAAGAGATCCCTTCATTACGGCCAACTATGTCAAAGGTGTTACAGATGCTAACAAAGAAGGAGGAGCTTCTTGTTGCTCCCTCTAATCCACCCTTCTTAGATGAGAGTACCATGGCACTCCATGACACAAGTGGTGACCCATTGTACCCTCTTAATGCAGATGATTCAATAGCTACTATGGCCCATAGCTCTTTTTATGCCAGGTGA
- the LOC130740035 gene encoding cysteine-rich receptor-like protein kinase 2 isoform X2 — MGLSQKMKRVVSLISSQCFVFLLLKFLLLSATVMAEPRAKTVQITCAKQLEHNTTIFVPNFVSTMEKISEQMRTDGFGTAVAGTGPDTNYGLAQCYGDLSLLDCVLCYAEARTVLPQCFPYNGGRIYLDGCFMRAENYSFFNEYTGPGDRAVCGNTTRKNSTFQAAAKQAVLSAVQDAPNNKGYAKVVVAVSGTANESAYVLADCWRTLDSSSCKACLENASSSILGCLPWSEGRALNTGCFMRYSDTDFLNKEAENGSSGGNVMVIVVAVVSSVVVTVVGVIIGAYVWKRRYIQKKRRGSYDPDKLAKTLQHNSLNFKYSTLDRATGSFHESNKLGQGGFGTVYKGVLADGREIAIKRLYYNNRHRAADFYNEVNIISSVEHKNLVRLLGCSCSGPESLLVYEFLPNKSLDGFIFDKNKGRELNWEKRYEIITGTAEGLVYLHENSKVRIIHRDIKVSNILLDAKLRAKIADFGLARSFQEDKSHISTAIAGTLGYMAPEYLAHGQLTEKVDVYSFGVLLLEIVTGRQNNRSKESEYTDSLILVAWEHFQTGTAEQLFDPNIELHEAHNGNVKNEILRVIHIGLLCIQEIPSLRPTMSKVLQMLTKKEELLVAPSNPPFLDESTMALHDTSGDPLYPLNADDSIATMAHSSFYAR, encoded by the exons ATGGGATTGTCCCAAAAAATGAAGAGAGTAGTCTCGCTCATATCTTCTCAGTGCTTTGTGTTCCTTCTACTCAAGTTTTTACTACTATCAGCAACTGTAATGGCAGAACCAAGGGCCAAGACAGTCCAGATAACATGTGCCAAACAATTGGAGCACAACACCACTATCTTTGTTCCTAATTTTGTTTCCACAATGGAGAAGATCAGTGAACAGATGCGCACTGATGGCTTTGGCACGGCAGTCGCGGGGACAGGACCTGATACTAACTATGGCCTTGCCCAGTGCTATGGAGATCTTTCATTACTTGATTGTGTGTTGTGTTATGCTGAGGCACGCACGGTTCTTCCTCAGTGTTTCCCTTACAACGGTGGTCGCATTTACCTTGATGGTTGCTTCATGAGGGCTGAGAACTATAGTTTCTTTAATGAGTATACAGGACCAGGAGACAGAGCTGTGTGTGGGAACACAACTAGGAAGAACTCAACTTTTCAAGCAGCGGCGAAGCAGGCGGTTTTAAGTGCAGTTCAAGACGCACCCAACAATAAAGGCTATGCAAAGGTGGTCGTTGCTGTTTCAGGAACAGCAAATGAATCTGCTTATGTTCTGGCTGATTGTTGGAGGACTTTGGACTCAAGCTCTTGCAAAGCATGTCTTGAGAATGCATCTTCGTCCATATTGGGGTGCTTGCCCTGGTCAGAAGGGCGAGCACTCAACACTGGGTGCTTCATGAGGTACTCGGACACAGATTTTCTTAACAAAGAAGCAGAAAACGGAAGTTCAGGAG GTAATGTAATGGTGATAGTTGTTGCAGTAGTCAGTTCGGTGGTTGTTACGGTGGTAGGAGTCATTATTGGGGCTTATGTCTGGAAACGAAGATACATTCAAAAGAAACGAAGAG GTTCTTATGATCCAGATAAGTTAGCAAAGACTCTTCAGCATAACAGCTTGAACTTCAAGTACTCTACATTGGACAGGGCTACTGGATCTTTTCATGAGAGCAACAAGTTAGGGCAAGGAGGATTTGGAACAGTATATAAA GGAGTTCTAGCAGATGGAAGAGAGATTGCTATCAAGAGGTTATATTACAATAACAGACATAGAGCAGCAGATTTCTACAATGAAGTCAACATAATTAGTAGCGTGGAACACAAGAATCTAGTCAGACTATTAGGATGCAGTTGCTCAGGACCTGAAAGCCTGCTTGTATATGAATTTCTGCCGAACAAAAGTCTCGATGGTTTCATTTTTG ACAAAAACAAGGGCAGAGAACTGAACTGGGAAAAGAGATATGAAATTATCACCGGAACAGCTGAAGGATTAGTTTACCTGCATGAGAACTCCAAAGTCAGGATAATTCACAGAGACATAAAAGTCAGCAACATCCTACTGGATGCAAAGCTTCGTGCTAAAATTGCAGATTTTGGTTTGGCTAGGTCCTTTCAAGAAGACAAGAGCCACATAAGTACAGCTATTGCTGGAACTTT GGGGTACATGGCTCCAGAGTACCTAGCTCATGGTCAGTTAACAGAAAAGGTAGACGTATATAGTTTTGGTGTGTTACTGCTAGAGATAGTTACTGGTAGACAGAACAACAGGAGCAAGGAATCAGAGTATACAGACAGCTTAATTTTAGTG GCATGGGAGCATTTTCAGACAGGGACTGCAGAACAATTATTTGATCCAAATATAGAGTTGCATGAGGCCCACAATGGCAATGTTAAGAATGAGATTTTAAGGGTGATTCACATAGGACTTCTATGCATCCAAGAGATCCCTTCATTACGGCCAACTATGTCAAAGGTGTTACAGATGCTAACAAAGAAGGAGGAGCTTCTTGTTGCTCCCTCTAATCCACCCTTCTTAGATGAGAGTACCATGGCACTCCATGACACAAGTGGTGACCCATTGTACCCTCTTAATGCAGATGATTCAATAGCTACTATGGCCCATAGCTCTTTTTATGCCAGGTGA
- the LOC130740034 gene encoding homeobox protein knotted-1-like 6 isoform X1, producing the protein MYKSLDGPEEQINICQLRTVMDEMYGVPSTAEYADKALMPPENLIFPADYHSFLMSSSTADRIPMFGSDDFFSSAEPSSAGNQDDVASTVMKAKIASHPQYPRLLQAYIECQKVGAPPEIARLLEEIRRENDLCKRDVVSTCFGADPELDEFMESYCDMLVKYKSDLARPFDEASNFLNKIEMQLSNLCTGASVPTLSDEGGVSSDEEFSTGDGDAQDGQQLRGEDRELKDRLLRKFGSHIGTLKLEFSKKKKKGKLPKEARQTLLQWWNVHYKWPYPTESDKIELAKATGLDQKQINNWFINQRKRHWKPSENMQFSMMEHLTGRFLSDE; encoded by the exons ATGTACAAGAGCTTGGATGGGCCTGAGGAGCAAATAAATATATGCCAATTAAG AACGGTTATGGACGAAATGTACGGAGTGCCATCCACGGCGGAGTACGCCGACAAGGCGCTGATGCCGCCGGAGAATCTGATCTTCCCTGCAGACTACCACAGCTTCCTCATGTCCTCTTCCACAGCAGACCGGATTCCGATGTTCGGATCCGACGACTTCTTCTCGTCGGCTGAACCCTCCTCCGCCGGAAACCAGGACGACGTGGCTTCCACCGTGATGAAGGCGAAAATCGCCTCTCACCCTCAGTACCCTCGCCTCCTCCAAGCCTACATCGAGTGCCAGAAG GTGGGTGCGCCTCCGGAAATCGCGCGTTTGTTAGAGGAAATCCGGCGAGAAAATGACCTGTGTAAGAGGGACGTAGTTTCCACGTGCTTTGGAGCCGATCCCGAACTCGACGAGTTCATG GAAAGCTACTGTGATATGCTGGTGAAGTATAAATCAGACCTGGCTAGGCCTTTTGACGAAGCGAGCAACTTCCTCAACAAGATTGAAATGCAGCTCAGCAATCTCTGTACTGGTGCTTCAGTTCCCACTCTTTCTg ATGAGGGGGGTGTATCTTCAGACGAAGAATTCAGTACTGGAGATGGTGATGCTCAAGATGGACAACAATTAAGGGGAGAAGATCGTGAGCTCAAGGATAGGCTTCTACGCAAGTTTGGGAGTCACATTGGTACTTTGAAATTGGAGTtctcaaagaagaaaaagaagggtaAGCTTCCCAAGGAAGCAAGACAAACACTGCTTCAGTGGTGGAATGTTCACTACAAATGGCCTTACCCAACG GAATCTGATAAGATTGAATTGGCTAAGGCAACGGGGTTAGACCAGAAGCAAATTAACAATTGGTTTATTAATCAGAGAAAACGACATTGGAAACCATCTGAGAACATGCAGTTTTCTATGATGGAACATCTGACCGGACGGTTCCTTTCTGATGAATGA